In a genomic window of Saccharothrix sp. HUAS TT1:
- a CDS encoding Pls/PosA family non-ribosomal peptide synthetase codes for MTLAPHGFPTLVEAPALFRAGAAAPERTLVDVLADTARRHPHSPALDDGTTSLTYRELLELVAERSRELAAAGVGVGDRVGIRVPSGTVELYVAVLAVLTVGAAYVPVDADDPDERAELVFGEAGVCAVVTDRLEVRGTPMGLVGSPGPDDDAWIIFTSGSTGKPKGVAVSHRSAAAFVDAEAGLFLPEDPIGPDDRVLAGLSVAFDASCEEMWLAWRHGACLVPAPRALVRTGFDLGPWLVEREVTVVSTVPTLAALWPVDALDDVRLLIFGGEACPPELAERLAVDGREVWNTYGPTEATVVACAARLTGEGPVRIGLPLDGWELAVVDAGGAPVPMGGSGELVIGGVGLARYLDPAKDAEKFAPLPALGWDRAYRSGDLVRAEPEGLLFLGRADEQVKLGGRRIELGEVDAALQALPTVAGAAAAVRATKGGNQVLVGYVVAGEDFDRAEASARLRTALPAALVPLLAVVDTLPTRTSGKVDRAALPWPLPSLDDDLPTGRLTDTEAWLAGQWSELLGTRVGSPDADFFAHGGGSLAAAQLVSSIRTRYPSGSVNDVYQHPTLGALAARLDELGGHHGETRGVAPTPRRTGLVQALLLIPLTSLVGLRWSVALAAVGNVLGFTTPVSWWWVAAGWLALVSPPGKVLIAAGGARLLLRGLRPGTYPRGGGVHLRLWTAERLAEFSGATNLAGSWLTHYARALGAKVGPDVDLHSAPPVTGLLKLGRGCAVEPEVDLSGHWVDGDRLHVGRVRVGAGAVVGARSTLFPGARVGKRAEVAPGSGVVGSVPTGQRWAGVPAQRHGKAARPGPRPPRSLWWKSVYAVTTSALGLLPVAAAAPAVLLVVREPLTLGSALLAVPLATVVWLGAYALLVLVSVRLLGMGLRAGTYPVHSRVAWQAWTTERLMNTARVALFPLYASLFTPVWLRALGMRVGRRVEASTVLALPKMTTIGDGAFLADDTMVASYELGGGWLRIAAARVGKRAFLGNSGMTAPGRSVPNRGLVGVLSATPKRAKAGSSYLGMPPMKLPRAAEQGDQSRTFDPPRRLVVARALVELCRVVPVMCHVALVVGVLFALRAAGPLWAGPVLLAAGVLACAVSVAAKWLLVGRFRAREHPLWSGFVWRNELADTFVEVLAVPWLVGSAGGSPVMAVWLRALGARIGRGTWVESYWFPESDLVRLGDGATVNRGCVVQTHLFHDRILRMDRVALAEGATLGPHGIVLPGATVGPHATVGPASLVMRGEHVPEGTRWLGNPISAWR; via the coding sequence GTGACCCTGGCACCCCACGGCTTCCCCACCCTGGTCGAGGCTCCCGCGCTGTTCCGCGCCGGCGCGGCCGCGCCCGAGCGCACCCTGGTCGACGTGCTGGCCGACACCGCGCGCCGGCACCCCCACTCCCCCGCGCTGGACGACGGCACGACCTCGCTGACCTACCGGGAACTGCTGGAGCTGGTCGCCGAGCGGAGCCGGGAGCTCGCGGCGGCCGGCGTCGGCGTCGGCGACCGGGTCGGCATCCGGGTCCCCTCCGGCACGGTCGAGCTGTACGTGGCGGTGCTGGCGGTCCTCACCGTCGGCGCGGCGTACGTGCCCGTCGACGCCGACGACCCGGACGAGCGCGCGGAACTGGTGTTCGGCGAAGCCGGGGTGTGCGCGGTCGTCACCGACCGGCTGGAGGTGCGCGGCACGCCGATGGGGCTGGTCGGCTCGCCCGGCCCGGACGACGACGCCTGGATCATCTTCACGTCCGGCTCGACCGGCAAGCCCAAGGGCGTCGCGGTCTCGCACCGGTCCGCCGCCGCGTTCGTGGACGCCGAGGCCGGGCTGTTCCTGCCCGAGGACCCGATCGGCCCGGACGACCGCGTGCTGGCCGGCCTGTCGGTCGCCTTCGACGCCTCCTGCGAGGAGATGTGGCTCGCCTGGCGCCACGGCGCGTGCCTGGTGCCCGCGCCGCGCGCGCTGGTCCGCACGGGCTTCGACCTCGGCCCGTGGCTGGTCGAGCGCGAGGTCACGGTGGTGTCCACGGTCCCGACGCTGGCCGCGCTGTGGCCGGTCGACGCGCTGGACGACGTCCGGCTGCTGATCTTCGGCGGCGAGGCGTGCCCGCCGGAGCTGGCCGAGCGGCTCGCCGTCGACGGCCGCGAGGTGTGGAACACCTACGGGCCGACCGAGGCCACCGTCGTGGCGTGCGCCGCGCGGCTGACCGGCGAGGGCCCGGTGCGGATCGGCCTGCCGCTGGACGGCTGGGAGCTGGCCGTGGTCGACGCCGGCGGCGCGCCGGTGCCGATGGGCGGCTCGGGCGAGCTGGTGATCGGCGGTGTCGGCCTGGCCCGCTACCTGGACCCGGCCAAGGACGCCGAGAAGTTCGCGCCGCTGCCCGCCCTGGGCTGGGACCGCGCCTACCGCAGCGGTGACCTGGTCCGCGCCGAGCCCGAGGGCCTGCTGTTCCTCGGCCGGGCGGACGAGCAGGTCAAGCTGGGCGGGCGCCGGATCGAGCTGGGCGAGGTGGACGCGGCGCTGCAGGCGTTGCCGACGGTCGCGGGCGCGGCCGCCGCGGTGCGCGCCACCAAGGGCGGCAACCAGGTGCTGGTCGGCTACGTGGTGGCGGGCGAGGACTTCGACCGGGCCGAGGCGTCGGCCCGGCTGCGGACCGCGCTGCCCGCCGCCCTCGTGCCGCTGCTGGCCGTGGTCGACACGCTGCCCACCCGGACCTCCGGCAAGGTGGACCGGGCCGCGCTGCCGTGGCCGCTGCCGTCGCTGGACGACGACCTGCCGACCGGGCGGCTCACCGACACCGAGGCGTGGCTGGCCGGGCAGTGGTCGGAGCTGCTGGGAACCCGGGTCGGCAGCCCGGACGCCGACTTCTTCGCGCACGGCGGCGGCAGCCTCGCCGCCGCCCAGCTGGTCTCCTCGATCCGGACCCGCTACCCCAGCGGTTCGGTCAACGACGTCTACCAGCACCCGACGCTGGGGGCGCTGGCCGCGCGGCTGGACGAGCTGGGCGGCCACCACGGCGAGACCCGCGGCGTCGCGCCGACGCCGCGGCGGACCGGCCTGGTCCAGGCGCTGCTGCTGATCCCGCTGACGAGCCTGGTCGGCCTGCGCTGGTCGGTCGCGCTGGCCGCGGTCGGCAACGTCCTGGGCTTCACCACACCGGTGTCCTGGTGGTGGGTCGCCGCCGGGTGGCTGGCGCTCGTCAGCCCGCCCGGCAAGGTGCTCATCGCGGCGGGCGGCGCGCGGCTGCTGCTGCGCGGGCTGCGCCCCGGCACGTACCCGCGCGGCGGCGGCGTGCACCTGCGGCTGTGGACCGCCGAGCGGCTGGCCGAGTTCAGCGGCGCGACGAACCTGGCCGGTTCCTGGCTCACCCACTACGCCCGCGCGCTCGGCGCGAAGGTCGGCCCGGACGTCGACCTGCACTCGGCGCCGCCCGTGACCGGCCTGCTCAAGCTCGGCCGCGGCTGCGCGGTCGAGCCCGAGGTGGACCTGTCGGGACACTGGGTGGACGGCGACCGGCTGCACGTCGGCCGGGTCCGGGTCGGCGCGGGCGCGGTGGTCGGCGCGCGCAGCACCCTGTTCCCCGGCGCGCGGGTCGGCAAGCGGGCGGAGGTCGCGCCCGGTTCGGGGGTGGTCGGCTCGGTGCCGACCGGGCAGCGCTGGGCCGGTGTGCCCGCGCAGCGGCACGGCAAGGCGGCCCGGCCGGGTCCGCGCCCGCCGCGGTCGCTGTGGTGGAAGTCGGTCTACGCGGTGACGACGTCGGCGCTCGGCCTGCTGCCGGTGGCGGCGGCCGCGCCCGCGGTGCTGCTGGTCGTCCGCGAGCCGCTGACGCTCGGGTCGGCGCTGCTCGCGGTGCCGTTGGCGACGGTGGTGTGGCTGGGCGCGTACGCGCTGCTGGTCCTGGTGTCCGTGCGGCTGCTCGGCATGGGGCTGCGGGCGGGCACGTACCCGGTGCACAGCCGGGTCGCCTGGCAGGCGTGGACCACGGAGCGGTTGATGAACACCGCCCGGGTGGCGTTGTTCCCGCTGTACGCGAGCCTGTTCACGCCGGTGTGGCTGCGGGCGCTCGGGATGCGGGTCGGCCGCCGGGTGGAGGCGTCGACCGTGCTCGCGCTGCCGAAGATGACCACGATCGGCGACGGCGCGTTCCTCGCCGACGACACCATGGTCGCCTCCTACGAGCTGGGCGGCGGCTGGTTGCGGATCGCCGCCGCGCGGGTCGGCAAGCGCGCGTTCCTGGGCAACTCGGGCATGACCGCGCCGGGCCGCTCGGTGCCGAACCGGGGTCTGGTCGGCGTGCTGTCCGCGACGCCGAAGCGCGCCAAGGCGGGCAGCTCGTACCTGGGCATGCCGCCGATGAAGCTGCCGCGGGCGGCCGAGCAGGGCGACCAGAGCCGCACGTTCGACCCGCCGCGCCGGCTGGTGGTGGCGCGGGCGCTGGTCGAGCTGTGCCGGGTCGTGCCGGTGATGTGCCACGTGGCGCTGGTCGTCGGCGTGCTGTTCGCGCTGCGCGCGGCCGGCCCGCTGTGGGCCGGGCCGGTGCTGCTGGCGGCGGGCGTGCTGGCGTGCGCGGTGTCGGTGGCGGCGAAGTGGCTGCTGGTGGGCCGGTTCCGGGCGCGCGAGCACCCGCTGTGGAGCGGGTTCGTGTGGCGCAACGAGCTGGCGGACACGTTCGTCGAGGTGCTGGCGGTGCCGTGGCTGGTCGGCTCGGCGGGCGGGTCGCCGGTGATGGCGGTCTGGCTGCGGGCGCTCGGCGCGCGGATCGGCCGCGGCACGTGGGTCGAGTCGTACTGGTTCCCGGAGTCCGACCTGGTCCGGCTGGGTGACGGCGCGACGGTCAACCGGGGGTGCGTGGTGCAGACCCACCTGTTCCACGACCGCATCCTGCGGATGGACCGGGTGGCGCTGGCCGAGGGCGCCACGCTCGGTCCGCACGGGATCGTGCTGCCGGGCGCGACGGTCGGCCCGCACGCGACGGTGGGCCCGGCGTCGCTGGTGATGCGCGGCGAGCACGTGCCGGAGGGCACCCGCTGGCTGGGCAACCCGATCTCCGCCTGGCGATGA
- a CDS encoding M1 family metallopeptidase, producing MTGPYLPDHGDDGYRVAHYDLELDYKPHTGRLAGRAVLSAVAAGPTSRVVLDFGTLTVNRVLVDGAPARHVHGGGKLRIRPARPVAGPFTVEVRYSGIARPVRSRHWGELGWDQLTDGALVASQPIGAPSWFPCNDLVRDKATYRISVTAPSPYAVLANGLPIARRTGGSSTTWVYEQAEPMAAYLASVQIGHYERLALAAGQDVAAPARLLRAARQDFGRQPRMMSLFEELFGPYPFRNYQVVVTDDELEVPVEAQGMSVFGANHVDGRRGHERLVAHELAHQWFGNSVGLADWRDIWLNEGFACYAEWLWSERSGGPTAAVLAGRAHVRLARLPQDLRIGDPGVADLFDDRVYQRGALTVHGLRTRLGDEAFFGLLREWTDLHRHGVATTGDLAALAQRRSPEPLTAYFRAWLAEPRLPAM from the coding sequence ATGACCGGCCCCTACCTGCCCGACCACGGTGACGACGGCTACCGGGTCGCGCACTACGACCTGGAGCTGGACTACAAGCCGCACACCGGGCGGCTGGCCGGGCGGGCGGTGCTGTCCGCCGTCGCGGCCGGCCCGACCAGCCGGGTGGTGCTGGACTTCGGCACGCTGACGGTGAACCGGGTGCTGGTGGACGGCGCGCCCGCCCGGCACGTGCACGGCGGCGGCAAGCTGCGGATCCGCCCGGCCCGCCCGGTGGCCGGGCCGTTCACCGTCGAGGTCCGCTACTCGGGCATCGCCCGCCCGGTCCGCTCCCGGCACTGGGGCGAGCTGGGCTGGGACCAGCTCACCGACGGCGCCCTGGTGGCGAGCCAGCCGATCGGCGCGCCGTCGTGGTTCCCGTGCAACGACCTGGTCCGGGACAAGGCGACCTACCGGATCTCGGTCACCGCGCCGTCGCCGTACGCGGTGCTGGCGAACGGGCTGCCGATCGCGAGGCGGACCGGTGGCAGCAGCACGACGTGGGTCTACGAGCAGGCCGAGCCCATGGCGGCCTACCTGGCGTCGGTGCAGATCGGCCACTACGAGCGGCTGGCGCTCGCCGCCGGGCAGGACGTGGCCGCGCCCGCCCGGCTGCTGCGGGCCGCCCGGCAAGACTTCGGCCGCCAGCCGCGGATGATGAGCCTGTTCGAAGAGCTGTTCGGGCCCTACCCGTTCCGGAACTACCAGGTCGTGGTGACCGATGACGAGCTGGAGGTGCCGGTCGAGGCGCAGGGCATGTCGGTGTTCGGCGCGAACCACGTGGATGGGCGCCGCGGGCACGAGCGGCTGGTCGCGCACGAGTTGGCGCACCAGTGGTTCGGCAACAGCGTCGGCCTGGCCGACTGGCGCGACATCTGGCTGAACGAGGGCTTCGCCTGCTACGCCGAGTGGCTGTGGTCGGAGCGCTCGGGCGGGCCGACCGCGGCCGTGCTCGCCGGGCGGGCGCACGTCCGGCTGGCGCGCTTACCGCAGGACCTGCGGATCGGCGACCCCGGCGTGGCGGACCTGTTCGACGACCGGGTCTACCAGAGGGGTGCGCTGACCGTGCACGGCCTGCGCACCCGCCTGGGCGACGAGGCGTTCTTCGGCCTCCTGCGCGAGTGGACCGACCTCCACCGGCACGGCGTCGCGACCACGGGTGACTTGGCGGCGCTGGCCCAGCGCCGCTCCCCCGAGCCGCTGACCGCGTACTTCCGCGCCTGGCTCGCCGAGCCGCGGCTGCCGGCGATGTGA
- a CDS encoding RNA polymerase sigma factor has product MTKASTDVTGAPGALGVGPPPESDAELWRTIAGDGPAAHAAFTELFQRHAEAVWNYAHRLTASWAQADDLLSTAFLTAWRTRGRAVLTRDSARPWLFTVTARLARDERRAGARLTALLQRLSRTTAERDHADAVVEGDFAERRLRRVVAAVDRLPRAEREVVRLCLLGEVPTADAARLLGIVEASVRARLSRARARLRVLIEEDSDD; this is encoded by the coding sequence ATGACGAAAGCTTCGACGGACGTGACCGGGGCGCCGGGCGCGCTCGGTGTCGGTCCGCCTCCCGAGTCGGACGCCGAGCTGTGGCGGACCATCGCGGGCGACGGGCCGGCGGCGCACGCCGCCTTCACCGAGCTGTTCCAGCGGCACGCCGAGGCGGTGTGGAACTACGCCCACCGGCTGACCGCGTCGTGGGCGCAGGCCGACGACCTGCTGTCGACGGCGTTCCTCACCGCCTGGCGCACCCGTGGCCGGGCGGTGCTGACCAGGGACTCCGCCCGGCCGTGGCTGTTCACCGTCACCGCGCGCCTGGCCCGGGACGAGCGGCGGGCCGGCGCCCGGCTGACCGCGTTGCTCCAGCGGCTGTCCCGCACGACCGCCGAGCGCGACCACGCCGACGCCGTGGTGGAGGGCGACTTCGCCGAGCGCCGGCTGCGCCGGGTGGTCGCGGCCGTCGACCGGCTGCCCCGCGCCGAGCGCGAGGTCGTCCGGTTGTGCCTGCTGGGCGAGGTGCCCACCGCCGACGCGGCCCGGCTGCTCGGCATCGTCGAGGCCAGCGTCCGCGCCCGCCTGTCCCGCGCCCGTGCCCGGCTCCGCGTGCTGATCGAGGAGGACTCCGATGACTGA
- a CDS encoding PfkB family carbohydrate kinase, with protein sequence MTGRVAVFAPSPELTVTVEELDGSPDIHIHAGGQGVWVSRMIESLGAEVVLCSALGGETGQVLRHLIGVELKAREVAARNGGYVHDRRDGGRDQVVRMPADALSRHELDDLYEMTLVEALGAGVAVLSGPAAQDTPVPDSVYERLAKDLGANGCRAVVDLSGDRLAAALAGGPEVVKVSHEELVSDGLADSDSLPDLAAGCRKVAESGARAVVVSRAAEETLAWIEGKLYLVETPELAPVDTRGGGDSMTAGLAAGLALGHSLEDSLKLGAAAGTVNVTRHGLGTGSGDVVRELVDRVRLRPWEDDA encoded by the coding sequence ATGACCGGTCGTGTAGCGGTATTCGCCCCTTCCCCCGAGTTGACCGTGACGGTAGAAGAACTGGACGGCTCGCCCGACATCCACATCCACGCCGGAGGGCAGGGGGTGTGGGTGTCGCGCATGATCGAGTCCCTGGGCGCGGAGGTGGTGCTGTGCTCCGCGCTGGGGGGTGAGACCGGCCAGGTGCTGCGACACCTGATCGGGGTCGAGCTGAAGGCGCGGGAGGTCGCCGCCCGCAACGGCGGGTACGTGCACGACCGGCGCGACGGCGGGCGCGACCAGGTGGTGCGGATGCCCGCCGACGCGCTGTCCCGCCACGAGCTGGACGACCTCTACGAGATGACCCTGGTGGAGGCGCTGGGCGCGGGTGTCGCGGTGCTCAGCGGACCGGCCGCCCAGGACACGCCGGTGCCCGACTCCGTCTACGAGCGCCTGGCCAAGGACCTCGGCGCCAACGGCTGCCGCGCGGTCGTGGACCTCTCCGGCGACCGGCTCGCCGCGGCCCTCGCGGGCGGGCCCGAAGTGGTGAAGGTCAGCCACGAGGAGCTGGTGTCCGACGGGCTCGCCGACTCCGACTCGCTGCCGGACCTGGCCGCGGGCTGCCGGAAGGTGGCCGAGTCCGGGGCGCGGGCGGTGGTGGTGTCCCGGGCCGCCGAGGAGACACTGGCCTGGATCGAGGGCAAGCTGTACCTGGTGGAGACACCCGAGCTGGCGCCGGTCGACACCCGCGGCGGCGGCGACTCGATGACCGCGGGCCTGGCCGCCGGCCTCGCCCTGGGCCACTCGCTGGAGGACTCGCTCAAGCTGGGCGCGGCTGCGGGCACGGTCAACGTCACCCGGCACGGGCTGGGCACCGGCAGCGGCGACGTGGTGCGCGAACTGGTCGACCGGGTGCGGCTGCGCCCGTGGGAGGACGACGCATGA
- the surE gene encoding 5'/3'-nucleotidase SurE, with amino-acid sequence MRVLITNDDGIDSPGLVALARGAVAHGWTTVVAAPARESSGTSAGLTAAKDDRRVQVERRDLPGLPDVPGYAVSAHPAFIALVASQGAFGDPPDIVLSGVNRGANVGRAVLHSGTVGAALTAAVNGARAMAVSLDVGLEVDVEHHWDTAVGVASTLFDRVAALPAGAVLNLNVPNLARVGDPERAALAEFGAVRTRIKDADDGTISLAAVQVDEELEPGTDAALLAAGTPTVTPLRSVTEDPDVELRP; translated from the coding sequence ATGAGGGTGCTCATCACCAACGACGACGGGATCGACTCGCCGGGGCTCGTCGCGCTGGCGCGCGGCGCGGTGGCGCACGGGTGGACGACCGTGGTCGCCGCGCCCGCCCGCGAGTCCAGCGGCACCAGCGCGGGCCTGACCGCCGCCAAGGACGACCGCCGCGTGCAGGTGGAGCGGCGTGACCTGCCCGGTCTGCCGGACGTGCCCGGCTACGCCGTCTCCGCCCACCCCGCCTTCATCGCCCTGGTCGCGTCCCAGGGCGCGTTCGGCGATCCCCCGGACATCGTGCTGTCCGGCGTCAACCGGGGCGCCAACGTCGGGCGCGCGGTCCTGCACTCCGGCACCGTCGGCGCGGCGCTGACCGCCGCTGTCAACGGCGCGCGCGCCATGGCCGTGTCGCTGGACGTGGGGTTGGAGGTCGACGTCGAGCACCACTGGGACACCGCCGTCGGGGTGGCCTCGACGCTGTTCGACCGGGTGGCCGCCCTGCCCGCCGGGGCGGTGCTGAACCTCAACGTGCCCAACCTGGCCCGGGTGGGCGACCCGGAACGGGCCGCGCTCGCCGAGTTCGGCGCCGTGCGGACCAGGATCAAGGACGCCGACGACGGCACGATCAGCCTCGCGGCCGTCCAGGTCGACGAAGAGCTGGAGCCGGGCACCGACGCGGCACTGCTGGCCGCGGGCACGCCGACCGTCACCCCGCTGCGGTCGGTGACCGAGGACCCGGACGTGGAGCTTCGGCCCTAG
- a CDS encoding cellulose binding domain-containing protein — protein sequence MLTNSFRVRAMAAGAAISALTGGLLVAGVASAAPGCGVDYAVQNKWQGGFSANVTIRNLGDPVDGWTLAWSFPGSERLGQGWNAEFGGSGANVTASNVDWNRSIPTGGTASFGFNGTMSGDSVGVPTSFTLNGTTCTGGVDPTTTTTTSTTTTTTTTTTTTTDSNPGGPGDPTGRKQVERLDRGVVSVRSGSGNLVSWRLLGGDPQNVAFNVYRGGTKLNGSPITSSTNYLDNGAAADASYTVRAVVDGTEQAASPASLAFGSGYRDVPIQSPGSGYVANDASAGDLDGDGDYEFVLKWDPDNAKDNSQSGVTGNVFIDAYRLDGTRLWRIDLGRNIRAGAHYTQFQVYDYDGDGKAEVAMKTADGTRDGRGTVIGNASADHRNSGGYILTGPEFLTMFNGQTGAAMSTVNYDPPRGTVSSWGDNYGNRVDRFLAGTAYLDGARPSLIMARGYYTRAVIAAWDFRNGALTKRWTFDSNSNSGYAGQGNHSLTVGDVDQDGRDEIVYGAAVIDDNGRGLWTTGLGHGDAAHLGDLDPSRPGLEYFKVSEDSSKPGSWFADARTGSRRWTTASGTDNGRGVSGDIHAGSPGAESWSSADGSLRSPSGANVGRKPSSANFLLWWDGDTSRELLDQTRVDKYGTSGDTRLLTGSGVASNNGTKATPALSADLFGDWREEVVWRTTDNRALRIYSTPHQTDRRIPTLMHDTMYRVAIAWQNTAYNQPPHPSFHIGNGMVTPPWPDVHYAN from the coding sequence GTGCTCACCAACTCGTTCAGAGTGCGCGCGATGGCCGCCGGCGCGGCGATCAGCGCACTGACCGGGGGCCTGCTGGTCGCCGGCGTGGCGTCCGCGGCCCCGGGCTGCGGCGTCGACTACGCGGTGCAGAACAAGTGGCAGGGCGGGTTCTCCGCCAACGTGACGATCAGGAACCTGGGCGACCCGGTCGACGGGTGGACGCTGGCGTGGTCGTTCCCCGGCTCGGAACGCCTCGGGCAGGGGTGGAACGCCGAGTTCGGCGGCTCGGGCGCGAACGTGACGGCGTCCAACGTGGACTGGAACCGGTCGATCCCGACCGGCGGCACGGCGTCGTTCGGCTTCAACGGCACCATGTCCGGCGACTCGGTCGGAGTGCCGACGTCGTTCACGCTCAACGGCACCACGTGCACGGGCGGCGTCGACCCCACGACGACCACCACCACGTCGACCACCACCACCACCACGACTACGACCACGACGACCACCGACTCGAACCCGGGTGGGCCGGGCGACCCGACCGGCCGCAAGCAGGTCGAGCGGCTGGACCGCGGTGTGGTGAGCGTGCGGTCGGGCAGCGGCAACCTGGTCAGCTGGCGGTTGCTGGGCGGTGACCCGCAGAACGTGGCGTTCAACGTCTACCGGGGCGGCACGAAGCTCAACGGCAGCCCGATCACCTCCTCGACCAACTACCTGGACAACGGCGCGGCGGCGGACGCCTCCTACACCGTCCGCGCCGTGGTCGACGGGACCGAGCAGGCGGCGTCGCCCGCGTCACTGGCGTTCGGCTCGGGCTACCGGGACGTGCCGATCCAGTCGCCGGGCAGCGGTTACGTGGCCAACGACGCCAGCGCGGGCGACCTGGACGGCGACGGCGACTACGAGTTCGTGCTCAAGTGGGACCCGGACAACGCCAAGGACAACTCCCAGTCCGGTGTGACCGGCAACGTGTTCATCGACGCCTACCGCCTGGACGGCACCCGGTTGTGGCGCATCGACCTGGGCCGCAACATCCGCGCCGGCGCGCACTACACCCAGTTCCAGGTCTACGACTACGACGGTGACGGCAAGGCCGAGGTCGCGATGAAGACCGCGGACGGCACCAGGGACGGCCGCGGCACGGTGATCGGCAACGCGAGCGCCGACCACCGCAACTCCGGCGGCTACATCCTCACGGGTCCGGAGTTCCTGACCATGTTCAACGGTCAGACCGGCGCGGCGATGTCGACGGTGAACTACGACCCGCCGCGCGGCACGGTGTCGTCGTGGGGCGACAACTACGGCAACCGGGTGGACCGGTTCCTGGCCGGCACCGCCTACCTCGACGGCGCCCGCCCCAGCCTGATCATGGCGCGGGGCTACTACACCCGCGCCGTCATCGCCGCCTGGGACTTCCGCAACGGCGCGCTGACCAAGCGCTGGACCTTCGACTCCAACAGCAACTCCGGCTACGCCGGGCAGGGCAACCACTCGCTGACCGTCGGCGACGTCGACCAGGACGGCCGGGACGAGATCGTCTACGGCGCGGCCGTGATCGACGACAACGGCCGCGGCCTGTGGACCACCGGCCTCGGGCACGGCGACGCCGCCCACCTGGGCGACCTGGACCCCTCCCGCCCGGGCCTGGAGTACTTCAAGGTCTCCGAGGACTCCTCCAAGCCGGGCTCTTGGTTCGCCGACGCCCGCACCGGCTCCCGGCGCTGGACCACCGCGTCGGGCACCGACAACGGCCGAGGCGTCTCCGGCGACATCCACGCCGGCAGCCCCGGCGCGGAGTCCTGGTCCAGCGCGGACGGCAGCCTGCGCAGCCCCAGCGGCGCCAACGTGGGCCGCAAGCCGTCCTCGGCGAACTTCCTGCTCTGGTGGGACGGCGACACCTCCCGCGAACTGCTGGACCAGACCCGCGTCGACAAGTACGGCACGAGCGGCGACACCCGCCTGCTGACCGGTTCCGGGGTGGCGTCGAACAACGGCACCAAGGCCACCCCGGCGTTGAGCGCCGACCTGTTCGGCGACTGGCGCGAGGAGGTCGTCTGGCGCACCACCGACAACCGCGCCCTGCGCATCTACTCCACCCCGCACCAGACCGACCGGCGGATCCCCACGCTGATGCACGACACCATGTACCGGGTCGCCATCGCCTGGCAGAACACCGCCTACAACCAGCCGCCGCACCCGAGCTTCCACATCGGCAACGGCATGGTCACCCCGCCCTGGCCGGACGTCCACTACGCCAACTGA
- a CDS encoding LacI family DNA-binding transcriptional regulator produces MGTPVSIRDVATRAKVSVGTVSNVLNRPEVVAPATRDRVLGAIVELGFVRNDAARQLRSGTPRAIGLVVLDVGNPFFTDVARGVEDTASEAGHAVILCNSDGSPQRESRHVELLAEQRVHGVLITPVDADLAAVRRLRDRGMSVVLLDHPTTDPGLCAVAVDDRAGGELAVTHLLAEGYERIVMVNGPSRVHQARQRHEGAVDAVRKAGRDAGVLEELKVPTMNVVSGQRAAEQLLARSARPDAVFCANDLLALGALQVLVRAGVRVPEEIAIVGYDDIDFAAAAAVPLTSVRQPRQLIGRTAAELVIAETMTPAEHEHKHVLFAPELVVRESSRRVQRARRRAR; encoded by the coding sequence GTGGGGACACCGGTGAGCATCCGCGACGTGGCGACGCGCGCGAAGGTGTCGGTCGGCACGGTCTCGAACGTGCTCAACCGCCCCGAGGTCGTCGCGCCGGCGACCCGGGACCGCGTGCTGGGCGCGATCGTGGAGCTGGGGTTCGTCCGCAACGACGCCGCCCGCCAGTTGCGCTCGGGCACGCCCCGCGCCATCGGGCTGGTCGTGCTGGACGTGGGCAACCCGTTCTTCACCGACGTCGCCCGCGGCGTCGAGGACACCGCGAGCGAGGCCGGGCACGCGGTGATCCTGTGCAACAGCGACGGCTCGCCGCAGCGCGAGAGCAGGCACGTGGAGCTGCTGGCCGAGCAGCGGGTGCACGGCGTGCTGATCACACCCGTGGACGCCGACCTGGCCGCGGTGCGCCGGCTGCGCGACCGGGGCATGTCCGTGGTGCTGCTCGACCACCCCACCACCGACCCCGGGCTGTGCGCGGTGGCCGTGGACGACCGGGCGGGCGGCGAGCTGGCGGTCACCCACCTGCTCGCCGAGGGCTACGAGCGGATCGTCATGGTCAACGGGCCCTCGCGCGTGCACCAGGCGCGCCAGCGGCACGAGGGCGCGGTGGACGCGGTGCGCAAGGCGGGCCGGGACGCGGGCGTGCTGGAGGAGTTGAAGGTCCCCACCATGAACGTGGTGTCGGGGCAGCGGGCCGCCGAGCAGCTGCTGGCCCGCTCCGCCCGGCCGGACGCGGTGTTCTGCGCCAACGACCTGCTGGCGCTGGGCGCGCTCCAGGTGCTGGTGCGAGCGGGGGTGCGGGTGCCGGAGGAGATCGCCATCGTCGGCTACGACGACATCGACTTCGCCGCCGCCGCGGCCGTGCCGCTCACCTCGGTGCGGCAGCCGCGCCAGCTGATCGGCCGCACGGCCGCCGAGCTGGTGATCGCGGAGACGATGACGCCCGCCGAGCACGAGCACAAGCACGTGCTGTTCGCGCCGGAGCTGGTCGTGCGGGAGTCGAGCCGGCGGGTGCAGCGGGCGCGCCGCCGCGCCAGGTGA